In Sciurus carolinensis chromosome 4, mSciCar1.2, whole genome shotgun sequence, the sequence CTTTGGGAAACACTGAGGTTCTTCTATACTCTTAAGTCTCTTGTCTCATGGCCTCTCCCTCCCCTTgacctctcttttgcttccctagTGGAGGCTCCAGACCCTGGGAAAGAGGTCCTGGTGGTATGGGCTCAGGAGGGGACTCCTGCCCACCTCCCCTGCAGACCTACAATTCCCCTCCAGAACCGGGGCCTTCTGCGGAGAGGAGGGGTCACTTGGCAGCATCAACCAGACAGGTATGTACTCTAAATTTGGGCAACAGAACCTCCCAATCCAGCACTAACTGTATCCAGACGTGGCCCAACATCCAAGTCAGTCTTGTTCCTTCCCCTGAGTTGTCACTTCCTCTGAAGCCAGTGACAGCCTTCCCCTCCCTCATGCACCCCTCCTACCCTTCCTCTACAGGCTGCTCTCCTACACGTGCATTCCATAGTATGTAACCTCTCCAGCAGTGGATGGTGCCGGCCCAACTTGAGAGGGGATGGGATTGGTGTGCGTTGGGGGGACCTTTTGAGGTCCAGAGATCTCTTGGGGTGGACTTCCTCATCCTTAAAGCATTGTTGGATTCTATCTTCTCCAGGGGGTCTTAACCCCCTAATTTCTCAATTCCATTCTTTCTCTCGCCCAGTGGACTGCTTGCTCCTGCCCCAGGCCGTCCCTTGGCTAAAGGCTTCTTTGGCCAGGTGGTGCCCTCACCCCAGGGCATGGGGTCCCAACGCTACACGGTGCTGAGCGTGGCTCCCGGGGGCCTACGAAGCGGGAGGCTGCCTCTACAGCCACGTTTCCAGCTGGAGGAACGCGGCCTCCAACGCGGGGACTTCTCCCTGTGGCTGCGCCCGGTTCTGCGAGCCGACGCTGGCGAGTACTACGCTGCGGTGCGCCTCAGGGACCGCACCCTCGCCTGCCATCTCCGTCTGCGCGTGGGCCAGGGCTCTAGTAGGTGGGGCAGGACAAGCGGGAGAGGGGCTGGGAGGTGGGTCCCCATTCCCCGCCTCCcctgaggaaggaagggctgcGGCAGAGGCTGCGCCCTAGGCCCTGCAGAAGGACCTCCAGACGGGTACAGGAAGCAGCGGGAGAATGATTGATGAATGGAAGGTGCCCAGGGAGAAGCACGTGTAAAGCGGAGAGGGCTCTGTGGACAGACTGTGTCACCCCTGAAGCTCCCCGCCACTTTACCCACCCACAATAGGAGTGCCCTGGCGGAGGTGGGGAGGCGCCTATTCTGCGGGAAGGGGGAAGAGCGCGGGGCCACAGTGATTCATTTCAGATATCTTGGCGATGGAGGGGCTTCATGGGGATCCTCAGGCAAGAtctggagaaggaaaagggaaggcgATGCTAAGTAAACTGGAGGCAGGGGGCAGTTTAAAGAAATCTGGGACTCTTAGTGATCCACTTTAACTCCTCCAGGTGCCAGCTACTTAGCTGGAAGGGAGTGGAGGTTAGGGGGAGGAGAAGGCAAATCAAAAACAAGGTCCCGGTTTCTGGGAGCTTACGGCTTGGTTAGGCCGTTGGGCTGGAAAATGTTTCCAGTGGGGCTGATCAAGTCTTCTTTATCCTGCAGTGACTGCCAGCCCCAAAGGATCTCTCAGGACTTCAGACTGGGTCATTTTGAACTGCTCTTTCAGCCGCCCTGACCGTCCAGCCTCTGTGCGCTGGTTCCGGGGCCAAAGCCAAGTCCCTGTCCAGAAGTCCACACATCACCATTTAGCTGAAAgcttcctcttcctgcctcaaGTCAGCCCCTTGGACTCTGGAACCTGGGGCTGTATTATTACCTACAATGATGGCTTCAATGtctccatcatgtacaacctcacCGTTCTGGGTAACTCCTCTAATATGCCTTTACCCTTGATTACTACCCCACCACACCTGGGTAACTCCTCTAATATGCCTTTACCCTTAATTACTACCCCCCCACACCCCTGTCACCCCACTGACTCATGGATCTCCAAACTAGGTTCTCAGCAGCtgatgtttcttcttcttctttttttttttttttcttttttttgggtgctggggactgaacccagggccttgtgcttgggaggcaagcactctaccaactgagctatctccccagcccctggtgtcACTTCTGATTGCTCTGGGTCTAGATGTCTGACCCCTTTCTTCTGTGGCAacctttttaaagtgtatttattgcagtattggggatcgaacccaagtcTCATGcatgccactgagctgcatccccagccccatgtggTAGCCTTTTAGCTGCCATCTACCCTTCAGCTTTTCTCTTGGCCATCGGCTTCATTTTCCGGCCTTTGGTCTCCTACTTGTCCAACTTTTTCTGGATCCCACTCCCCATGTTTCTGGGGATAGATCCCAGTGGCACTTTACCctttagctacatccccagccacccacccgccttttttgaaattttgaaacaggatcaaGCTTAAGtggcccatgctggcctcaaacttggctttgaacttgcaatcctcctgcctcaacttcttgaattgctgggattactagCATGTACCACCATGATGGGCTCACTTTCTGGATTTCTGAGCAGCCTAAATTCAtccatcttattttttccttagcCCTCTTCATagcccaccacctcccagccTGTTCCCTgccttttttgtttgtggtgctggaattgaactcagggccaagcaagtgctctaccactgagctgcatacccAGCCCCAGTTTCACTCATCTGCCTACATTCCCTACAATTCCAGCATTACAGTCTCACTGCACTGGAACATtggcttccttctctttccaGGTCTTGAGCCTCCAGTGCCCTTGACAGTGTATGCTGGAGCAGGTTCCAGGGCTGAACTGCCTTGCCACCTGCCTCCTGGTGTGGGAACCCAGTCCTCCCTCATCGCCAAGTGGTCTCCTCCTGGGGCAGGCCCTGACCTCCTGGTGGCTGGAGACAATGGCAACTTCACTCTTCAACTAGAGGCTGTGAGCCTGGCCCAGGCTGGGACCTACACCTGCCACATCCATCTACAGGGGCAGCAGCTCAGTGCCACCATCACTTTGGCAGTCATCACAGGTTAGCCCCAGGTGGGAAAGGAGCAGTTCCCATCCCCTGGAGAGCTGGGCAGGGAGGAAGGCTGGTCAAACACTGCAAATCCACCCCATGATGGCAGGACACTGATCACAAGTTGTGGCTTCTTTTTTCATCCTCttcataaagaacagaaactgAAAATCTCCCCTTGagtcacaaaataaatgttcCATTGTTCTCTAAGGGACTCCCCTGCTCTGAATTGGTGGGAGGGTCTGAGAAGTTAGGAGAAGTGACAAAAGCTTGAATGATTCAAAGTAGGTAGAATATATTTCTAGAATTCTTTCTGCTTTGGGTTACGGCCTATATTTAGGAGTTAATAAATCAGCCCCTtggtcagcaaatatttactgagcaagGGTTTTTTAAGACAGtataaaacaaacacagaaaaaagtACTCAGAAAGTATGTGTTCATTGATTGGTAGCTATCAGCCATGACAGATTAGCGACATCTGCAGTATTCACCTGTGTCCACTAAAGAGTAGCaccacatagtaggtgcttaataatgCATATTGgttacatgaataaatgaatacactAACAAATAATATGCTTCCTCAGAGTCAATTCCAAATATCTACCTGCCTTATGAATATCTCTACCTAGATACTGTATCCACTCCTCACCCTGAACCCCATTATTGCCTTATACCAATTCTCTTTCTGATTCAGTCTATCATTAACTCCATTGGAATTCCAGTCATCCATAACCCGGGAGTCCTCCTTCCCCACATCTAGTCACCAAAGCACATCTATTCCTCTGTCCAGTGTCTTCTTCTAGGTCAACTCTTTTGTGTACAACAACTCATTTGGAGAGATATTGTTACCCCCATTTTATGGAGAAGGAATGTTCTCAAAGTCACACAACTGGGACATGCCAGACTCAGTGTCTAAACTCAGGTGTCTGTTTTACCAAGTCTTCCCTGCCCCATATGCCATGCTCAGACAGGTCCAGGCCCTTCACCATTTGTCTGCTCCAAATATCCTGTCACTGTACAGCATTGAGAATGCTCTGCCTCTAGACCAATGGGTCagttcattttcttctaaacACTCAGAAAGGGGAATATATTCATTTAGGGGTACCACAAGGCAGTGGGCACTGATGTGAGTCAAATCACAGAAGGGAGACAATTGTAAGGCATATCAGAAGCCAGGTTACTTGATTGCTATTGATGATCTGAGCATTTCAGGAGAAAGTAATGTAAAAGAATCTGAAATAATATTGCTTATGTGGCCTTTAGTGCCAGTTTTAGTTTGAACTATGTTCTGAAGGCAACAGGGAATCTGGAATGCTCTTGAGCAGGGGGAAAATCTGACCAAAGCATTGTCAAGATTAATTTAACTATCACCTCTAATCTTCTTCCCCAGTCTTGCCCAATCAGAGCACGGCGATTGAGACTTGGAATTGAACCTGTAGTATTATAAGCAGGTCAGGACCCCAAGAGATCTCTTCCctctaatttttttcagtgactCCTAAATCCTTTGGGTTACCTGGCTCCCTGGGGAAACTGCTATGTGAGGTGACTCCAGCATCAGGACAAGAGCGCTTTGTGTGGAGCCCCCTGGACAGGAGATCCAGGAGTTCCTCAGGACCCTGGTTGGAGTTGCAAGAGGCCAGGCTCCTTTCCCAGCCCTGGCAATGCCAGCTGTACCAGGGGGAGAAGCTTCTTGGAGCAGTGGTGTACATCCCAGAGCTGTCTTCTACAGGTCTGAGGCCCCAAAATGCCATGGCCCCGACTCCAAAGAAATCATCTTGATCACCCTTCCAGACCACCTCCTGCCACTCcccattcccagctcttttcttTCCAGTCAGGACCTGACCTCAAGCTTTTGTCCAGGCCTGACCCATTGCTGCTACTAATTAGTGGAACGATTCTGGACAAGAAACTCTCTGGACCTCATTGCATCTGTAAAGTATGAGAGAGTGGCACAGTATCTGCCTCAtccctgaccctaaccctaattctGTGCTTTGTCTATAGGTGCCCAGCGCTCTGGGAGAGCCTCAGGTGCCCTCAAGGCAGGAtatctctctcttctcattcttgGTACCCTCTCATTGCTTCTTTTGGTGACTGGAGCCCTTGGCTTTCACCTTTGGAGAAGACAGGTGAGGGAGGGATACTCACCCCACTGGCTTCCTTTCTCAACTTCCTCAGAATGCTTTCTGTCACCTTCCTCAGGGAAGATGATCAAGGTGGACCCTGAACTTGTCATCAGCCCTCCACTTTCCTTCATAAGCTTCTGTAGGGACCTCCTTACACCTGGCAGGATTGAAGGGGCTGAGAGAAGGCCCTGGAACAGGCGGAGAAGGCAGAGGACTGGGAAAAAAATTGATGGACTCAGTAtccttcctatttcttttccCTGTCATCATTTCTCCATCTCTTCCCTCAGTGGAGGCCCAGAAGATTTTCTGCTTTAGAGCATGAGATTCACCCTCAGTCTCAGAGCAAAACAGAGGAACCTGAGCAAGAAccagagacagagatggaggTGGAGCTGGAGCCAGAGACAGAGCTGGAGCTAGAGCCTGAGCCCGAGCCTGAGTCCGAGCTGGAGCCAAGGCATTTCTGACCTGGGGCTGAGGCAACCAGCAGATCTCAGCAGCTCAGTCCAAATAAATTCCCTGTCAGCAGCAAGCCTGAGTCTGGCTCTTTCTTGTCCAGTAAAGGTTCCTGTCTCTCCCCAGCCTCTAGAGGCCTCTAGGGGCTCCCTTCTCCCACCCCAGCCAGCCTCCTAACCTACTTTCCCCAGCCAATGTCCCTCATCTTCCCCTTTTCTGTGTCTGGcctctgtatttctttcttggtgtctctcttgctctctctcctcGGTAATCATTTTTCTAAAGCTCCAAAAGCCCTCACCTCTTACCTCTATAGCCCTCTCCTTCGTCCTTCCGCCCACATTGTGCTGGCTGCCCTggtttcctttatatttttgtgcCTCTGGCCCACCCCACGCTCAGCTGCACTTCAGCACTTGCGCTTAGCCCCCTGGCTTCAGCGGACGTGCGCGCGGACACAGGCACGTACGcaacgcgcgcgcgcacacacacacacgcactcacacagGAACCCTGCGTTGTCAAGCCCTCCAGCAGGAGATCGGGTCTCTCAACCTTTCTGGGCAGTTGGTTGAGGTTCTacctctgccccacccccacattCCTTAGCCCTGGCTACTTTTCTAGTCCCAGGCATGAGAACGTACTGCCACCCAGTGGTCACTGCTTGTTAAACCCCACAGGAGGTCATTGGGCCGACTATGAGATTTCACACTGCAGTGGATAAATCGGGTCACAGATCACCAGGGTATGCAGGCACTGCTTTGTAGTATACATACTCCTTGTGCACCCAACAGCTCTCACGTGTCCTATGAACCCAGCCGGAGAGGAACTGAACGGCTTGCTTCAGGAGATACAGCCCTGGCCCTGACAAGGTTATGATCCAAGTTTGACAAAGGAGAGGGCTGTGAACAAAGACCCACAGGCAGGGAGAAAAACAGCAGCCAGGCAATTGGTAGTTGCTGAAGCTATGACAGTCAGGAGTCCTAGCTTCTCATTCTGGTTCTGCTGATGTGACTCACCAATCTCCcagagcctcaatttcctcacctaTTAAATGGGATAATGGCTGGGTGCCATCatgtgcctgtagttccagctgcTGAGGAGgataagacaggaggatcgcttAAGTCtaggagtttggggccagcctggacaacatagtgagatccattttgaaaagaaaaaaaaaggggggggggataaTAATACCCCCCAATGGGTTGTAAATACGGAATaataaaaagtactttgaaaactGTGAAGTGCTCTTCATATGCAGTGTACTTGTCTAAATTTCTCTTACGGAAGGGGAATGCAGGTCTGCTCTGGTTATGCCAATAATGATATTGAAGACCTCCATGCCTGCCAGTGCCTCTTTCTTGGAGAGAGCCTCTGGGCCATACGGATGGCCTTTTTAGCAGCGCACACTGGGCCTCAGCCCATGGCACACTCAAGTCTCACCCAGAGACTGAGTTTTCCACCTGCAGTGGGTGTGGGGCCTCAATTTTTGGCTACAGACAGCTCTGTCTGTCAGGGAACTTTAACCTATACAGGAgaacaaaattttgaaagcaaGTGGTGGGGAGCCTGCAGGAGTAGGAGGTACAGGGTGGCATATGCACTGTTGTGACAAGTACCCTTTTGGGTTGTCCCACTGAGCCTGTATGCCATGTGTAACGTGACATGAAGGACAAATCATGAGGCTGAAGACTGTCTCTGTGGAGGTAGGAGACACAGTAACCAGAGGCTTGGGGACAGAGAATGGAGAAAGTGACACCATCATTCTGTGTGAAGCCTTAGGGAAAGGGGGGTCCCCCTCTGAAGCCTGAATAATGAACCATTTAAGGTGCTCTGATGTTTTCAGCCtcaagatggtggtggtgattcTTGTTTTGCCTAAGGTGGAGAAACAACTGTACAGAAAGGAGGAAGTTGTGGCATTTGCCAAGGATGATCACACTAAAACGAAGTCCAGGTGTCTCTTTTGAAAGTCTCCAAAGCATCATTCCCACCACCTGCTGCGGGGCAGGGGCAGCTGCTGAGGACATTGCACAGCTCTGCCACAGGACCCTACTCTCTACAGCCTTAGTGGGAGCCCCGTGCTTTCATAGGGCAGGGGTTTCCTGGAAAGTTCTGTGGGTGACTTTGTTCCTTTCTACTATATAACAAGCAATGCCCTTTGGGCTTATGAGAGGAGTCATTGAAGACTCACTGGGGCTTATGCAGGGACTTCCCCATGCTCTTTCATGAAGGGACAGGGAGGGGACAGAAGCAGAGTACAGGACCACCTTGTTGCTCCACCtcctaggaaagaaaataaagagtggAAGGAAAAGGAGGCAGATGGCTTATGCTTATGGTGTTTCTTTTGAGGCCTCTCCTAGAGGGTGACATTCCTGCCTGTTCTACCTCTTCCCTACAAAATCCCACTCTCCAACCAGGAGGACAACCTCTAGCCCTTTTGGGGGCCTCCTAAGTTCTCCAGAGATTTGAATTAATTTAtctgccatttcatttttttttttaatggagtgttgaggattgaaaccagggcctcataaATGCTAGACACATGGCCCACCACTGCACTACACCCCACAGCCCAGGATTTCCAAGTTTATCTGTAAATCAGTATTCTAGGAGGGAGGCCTGGACCGGTTCTTAGGAGTTAAGGAGCTCAGGGGCTTCAGTGGTTAGCAGGTGGGGACTCATCTCAGGTCCTTAAGAAGAAAGGAGGTGTATTAGTTATATATTGCTGTACAGCAAATCATCCCAAAACTtaacaattcaaaataataaaaaatatctcaCACAGTCAAGAATCAGGGGTAGCTTAGTTGAGTAATTTCAGTACTGGATCTCTCATGAGATTCCTGCCAAGATGTGGCCAGGCTTGCAGTCATCTGAAGGCTTGATGAGGTTAGAACATCTGCCTGCAAGAAGGTTCACTCAGGTGGCTTAGGGTCAGAGGCCTCAAGGCCTCCCCACACAGTCTCTCATGACACAGCAACTGGCGTCCCCCTGAGGAATATGGTGGACAAGATGAAAGTTACCTTCTTCTcatcatttattcctttgtttatttattttggtaccaggaattaaactcaAGTGTACTTAATCACTGTGaaatatcccagcccttttttaatttttatttcttattttgagatcaggtctcactaagctgcttaggctAAAGGTCTGACTATAAAGTGCTGTCACTTTTGAAGACtgtcagagcctcactaagttgctgaggctcacctcaaacttgagatcctcctgcctcagtctcccaaattgctggattaAAGGTGcttgccaccatgctcagcttatcacctaataaaaaaaatttttttttggtattggggatggagcccagaacCTGGCCCAcactaggcaaacattctaccactgagcttcatctccaatcctttttgttttattttgggacagaatctcactaagttgtccaggctagtctcaaacttggaatcctcctgcctcagcctcctgagcagctgggattataggtatgtgccaccattcccagctaTCATCACCTAATCTTGAAAAGGGCATGGTATCTGAGTATCTCTATTCCCAGTCTTTCCATGAACTGGACAACCTCCTCCATTGTCTACTATTCAGAAGTTCTGGAGATAAACAGAGGTACAAGAACTTGGCAAGTCAAGTGTGTCTGGCAGGAGGCAGTACCTTGTGCAATCAGACCTGTGGCCACATTTGCTAGTGTCTATCCTGCCCCTGAACTGGTCTCAGTTCCATGGGACAGAGCAGGGGTCTACGCAGACCCAGAAATTTTCCTGCCCTACATCCCCAAACCAGGCAGAGGTGTTAGGGTTCTGGCCTGAGCCCTGCTGCTATCCCTCTTCAAAGAAGAGCAAAGTCTTAGGTTTCTCTGCTCAGACCCACCCCAAAATGGAGTTCCTTTGAAGGGAATGGGGTTGGGGTAGGACAGGTTCTATTTACTCCAGTCTGAGGCTGACAGTTTCTCCAAGGGCTGCAGGTGTCAGCTGGCTGAGCTCAGGCTGGGCTCTGAAATGTGCCAATTCTAACCTCCCATGGGGGTGGGGAAGCCCAGGAACTATAGTTTGAGAGTTGCAGAAAGTGGTCATGgaagctaggtgcagtggtacatagATATAaatccagctacttggaaggctgaggcaggaagatatcAAACTAGAGGTCACCAGGGCAAATtagagaatctgtctcaaaataaaatataaaaagggcaaggaggggctggggttgtggcttagtggtagagtacttgcctggcatgtgtgaagccctgagttccatcctcagcaccacataaaaagataaataaataaaataaaggtattggggggctggggtggcAGCTCAAAcgcagagcccttgcctaacatgtgtgaggcactgggttacaATCCTCAgcacttcatataaataaatgagagttgtttttttttttttcttttttgttggtgctggggattgaacccataggccTTGTACacgcgaggcaagcactctaccaactgagctatatccccagccctgaataaatgcaataaaggtattatatccatctacaactaaaaaaaaaatttttttttttttttttttttttttaaatctttaaaaagcgGGGATGGGCaaaggattgtagctcagtgatagaatgcccctgaactcaatccccagaactggaaaaaaaaaaaaaaaaaaaaaaggaaggaaggaagaaaaagttatGAAAGTTGGGAGAATGTGGGTAGGGGGGAGGTTGACCCTCCTAGACTCTGCTTCCCAGGGAAGAGTTCCTGTAACCCCTCCCTACTCCCCTCCTCCTAGCCCCATCTCCAGCCCACTTGCAGAGTGTGTCAGTGCACCTGCAGATGATTCTGGTAAGGAGGTCAAGGCAGGCTGCACCTGGTGCCTCCAACCTCCCTACTCTGCTGCTACCCTATGCCTTCTCCAATAAACTGGTCTCCAGCACTCACTCTGTTGCCTCCCACCATTCTGGGGTCCCTCTgcttcccattttcttctttcccttcttggcCTATTCTCCCTCCTCCAACCTGAAGACACAGTATACATTCAGCAAAAAATAGCTCTTCACCAGACCTCTGGAAAACCCCATGCTCCATGCTTACCATCATGTAATGGAGCAGATAGCTAAACTTTAGTTACTTCCATAAAATGAGGATAGCAACACTTACCAAAAAAGGTTTTCTGTGCACAAATGTATGTTAGcatgctttttaaaagatttatttatttacttacttacttatttttacagTGTTggagatcaaaaccagggccttatacatgctaagcaagtgctctactgctgatcatttatttttttaactggcacataaaaagataaaaatcatatatattagtGGTtttaccatgtgatgttttgatacatgtatacatgatgtaatgtttaaatcaggttaaatatattCATCATTCCCCATGGGGGggactttcaaaatcctttttttctaGCTTCTTGAAATGTACAGTccattattgttatctatagtcaccctactgggCAATAGCACATCAGTGCTCCTGTCTAACTGTAACCTAGTACAGTTAGACaacctttgatccatttttattcATCCCTTCCTCAGCCCTGCTCTCTCAGattctggtaaccactattttaTTCTCAACCTCTGTAAGatcaacttttattattattaggattgaaccctgggccatACATtatgggcaagtgctctaccactcagctataacCCCAGTGTAAATTTTTAGAGTCCACATtgaaagtgttttgaaaatggaaaaatgttctaTAGAGGTGACAATATGATGATGCTATGTCTCAGAAGCTCCAGATGAGGTCGTTGGTCTCACCCCACTCCCTTGATATGGAAAAAGACTTCTCTTAGACATAATTCttgcctatcttttttttttttctactttttaaaattggtgcattatagttgtgtgTATTGATGGGATTTATTATTACATAGTAATACAagcacacagtataacaatataatttggctactATTACTCCCCTGcatttcccccctccctccccacctcctacTTGCCTTTCTTAATGCAGAGGAGAGGCAAGTGTGGTGAGGAGGCCAAACCAGGGATTGGAATCCAAATGGAtaaattcaaatcccagttctacCAGTTATAGTTGCAAGTTCTGTGACCTTCAgcaatttatattcttttttttttctttttttcttttttggtactgggagttgaactcaggagtgcttaaccactgagccacatccccatcccttttttgtattttatttagagacgtctcactgagttgcttagggcctcactaaattgctgaggctggctttgaactcacaaacctcctgtctcagcctctcaagctgctgggattacaggcattctttcctttccttttcttttttcaatgttggAGATCCAATGAGGGCCTTATGaatactaggcaagcaccctaccactgagctacacccaagtcccaaattttgtgtgtgtggtcctggTGATCGAATGTAGGAATgcagggcactctatcactgagtcacattctcagcccttttttattttctatcttttctttcttctctctctctctctctttcttttctttctttctgatatggtctaagttgcttagggcctccctaaattgctgaggctggccttgaatttgtgatcctcctgcctcagtctcctaagtggTCGGAATCACAGGTATGCATTGCCATGTCCaactttttttactttattttgagacagggtctcctgctaaggctgacctcaaattttcaatcctcctgcctcagcctaccaagt encodes:
- the Lag3 gene encoding lymphocyte activation gene 3 protein isoform X1; its protein translation is MWEPQFLVLLLLQLLLMAPVEAPDPGKEVLVVWAQEGTPAHLPCRPTIPLQNRGLLRRGGVTWQHQPDSGLLAPAPGRPLAKGFFGQVVPSPQGMGSQRYTVLSVAPGGLRSGRLPLQPRFQLEERGLQRGDFSLWLRPVLRADAGEYYAAVRLRDRTLACHLRLRVGQGSMTASPKGSLRTSDWVILNCSFSRPDRPASVRWFRGQSQVPVQKSTHHHLAESFLFLPQVSPLDSGTWGCIITYNDGFNVSIMYNLTVLGLEPPVPLTVYAGAGSRAELPCHLPPGVGTQSSLIAKWSPPGAGPDLLVAGDNGNFTLQLEAVSLAQAGTYTCHIHLQGQQLSATITLAVITVTPKSFGLPGSLGKLLCEVTPASGQERFVWSPLDRRSRSSSGPWLELQEARLLSQPWQCQLYQGEKLLGAVVYIPELSSTGAQRSGRASGALKAGYLSLLILGTLSLLLLVTGALGFHLWRRQWRPRRFSALEHEIHPQSQSKTEEPEQEPETEMEVELEPETELELEPEPEPESELEPRHF
- the Lag3 gene encoding lymphocyte activation gene 3 protein isoform X2 — protein: MWEPQFLVLLLLQLLLMAPVEAPDPGKEVLVVWAQEGTPAHLPCRPTIPLQNRGLLRRGGVTWQHQPDSGLLAPAPGRPLAKGFFGQVVPSPQGMGSQRYTVLSVAPGGLRSGRLPLQPRFQLEERGLQRGDFSLWLRPVLRADAGEYYAAVRLRDRTLACHLRLRVGQGSMTASPKGSLRTSDWVILNCSFSRPDRPASVRWFRGQSQVPVQKSTHHHLAESFLFLPQVSPLDSGTWGCIITYNDGFNVSIMYNLTVLGLEPPVPLTVYAGAGSRAELPCHLPPGVGTQSSLIAKWSPPGAGPDLLVAGDNGNFTLQLEAVSLAQAGTYTCHIHLQGQQLSATITLAVITGAQRSGRASGALKAGYLSLLILGTLSLLLLVTGALGFHLWRRQWRPRRFSALEHEIHPQSQSKTEEPEQEPETEMEVELEPETELELEPEPEPESELEPRHF